From the Lathyrus oleraceus cultivar Zhongwan6 chromosome 4, CAAS_Psat_ZW6_1.0, whole genome shotgun sequence genome, one window contains:
- the LOC127075261 gene encoding probable methyltransferase PMT2, producing the protein MAKPSAADNRTRSSVQIFIVVGLCCFFYILGAWQRSGFGKGDSIALEITKNNAECDVVPNLSFDSHHAGEVSQIDESDSKTKVFKPCAARYTDYTPCQDQRRAMTFPRENMNYRERHCPPEEEKLHCMIPAPKGYVTPFPWPKSRDYVPYANAPYKSLTVEKAIQNWIQYEGNVFRFPGGGTQFPQGADKYIDQLASVVPIDDGTVRTALDTGCGVASWGAYLWSRNVVAMSFAPRDSHEAQVQFALERGVPAVIGVLGTIKLPYPSRAFDMAHCSRCLIPWGANGGIYMMEVDRVLRPGGYWVLSGPPINWKVNYKPWQRPKEELEEEQRMIEEVAKKLCWEKKSEKAETAIWQKMTDSESCRSRQDDSNVEFCESSDPNDVWYKKMEACVTPTPKVSGGDLKPFPDRLYAIPPRVSSGSIPGVSSATYQDDNKTWKKHVNAYKKINSLLDSGRYRNIMDMNAGLGSFAAAIHSSKSWVMNVVPTIAEKSTLGVVFERGLVGIYHDWCEAFSTYPRTYDLIHANRLFSLYQDKCNTEDILLEMDRILRPEGAVIIRDEVDVLIKVKKLIGGMRWNFKLVDHEDGPLVPEKVLIAVKQYWVTDGNSTSTQ; encoded by the exons ATGGCGAAACCAAGTGCTGCTGATAATAGGACTAGAAGCTCTGTGCAGATCTTTATAGTAGTTGGTCTGTGCTGTTTCTTTTATATATTGGGAGCATGGCAGAGAAGTGGTTTTGGAAAAGGAGATAGCATAGCATTAGAGATAACTAAGAATAATGCAGAATGTGACGTAGTTCCGAATTTAAGTTTCGATTCACACCATGCTGGAGAAGTTAGTCAAATCGATGAATCTGATTCGAAGACTAAGGTTTTTAAACCGTGTGCGGCTCGTTATACTGATTACACTCCGTGTCAAGACCAACGGCGTGCTATGACGTTTCCGAGAGAAAACATGAACTATAGAGAGAGACATTGTCCTCCAGAAGAAGAGAAGTTACATTGTATGATCCCAGCGCCAAAAGGGTATGTAACACCTTTTCCATGGCCTAAGAGTAGGGATTATGTTCCTTATGCGAATGCGCCGTACAAGAGTCTCACAGTTGAGAAGGCTATTCAGAATTGGATCCAATACGAGGGAAATGTGTTTAGATTCCCGGGCGGTGGAACACAATTTCCTCAAGGTGCTGATAAATATATTGATCAACTCGCATCTGTTGTACCGATAGATGATGGGACAGTGAGGACGGCACTTGACACCGGTTGTGGG GTTGCAAGTTGGGGTGCATATCTGTGGAGCAGAAATGTTGTTGCCATGTCGTTTGCACCGAGGGACTCTCACGAAGCACAAGTACAATTTGCTCTTGAAAGAGGTGTACCAGCTGTAATTGGTGTTCTCGGAACTATAAAGTTGCCATATCCATCGCGAGCTTTCGATATGGCTCATTGTTCTCGCTGTTTGATTCCCTGGGGAGCAAATG GTGGAATTTATATGATGGAAGTTGATAGAGTTCTAAGACCTGGTGGTTATTGGGTTCTTTCTGGTCCTCCAATCAATTGGAAAGTAAACTACAAACCATGGCAGAGACCAAAGGAGGAGCTTGAGGAAGAACAAAGAATGATTGAAGAGGTTGCTAAGAAACTTTGCTGGGAGAAGAAATCTGAGAAGGCTGAAACTGCCATTTGGCAAAAGATGACAGACTCTGAATCATGCCGTAGCAGACAAGATGATTCCAATGTTGAATTTTGTGAATCCTCTGATCCTAATGATGTCTG GTATAAGAAAATGGAGGCCTGTGTTACTCCGACTCCTAAAGTTTCCGGGGGCGATCTTAAACCATTTCCAGACAGGTTATATGCAATCCCTCCGAGAGTTTCTAGCGGCTCTATTCCCGGAGTTTCTTCCGCGACATACCAGGACGATAACAAAACATGGAAAAAGCATGTCAACGCATACAAGAAAATCAACTCACTGTTGGATTCTGGTAGATATCGCAACATCATGGATATGAATGCTGGTTTGGGTAGTTTTGCTGCAGCTATTCATTCGTCGAAATCATGGGTCATGAATGTGGTGCCAACTATAGCTGAGAAAAGTACTCTCGGTGTGGTATTTGAGCGAGGACTGGTCGGCATCTATCATGATTG GTGTGAAGCCTTTTCCACGTATCCAAGGACATATGATCTCATTCATGCCAATCGCCTCTTTAGTCTCTACCAGGATAA ATGCAATACAGAAGACATTCTTCTCGAGATGGACAGGATTTTGCGACCAGAAGGGGCTGTCATAATCCGCGACGAAGTCGATGTATTAATCAAGGTAAAGAAATTAATCGGGGGAATGAGATGGAATTTTAAATTGGTTGATCATGAAGATGGTCCTCTTGTTCCTGAGAAAGTACTAATTGCCGTCAAACAGTATTGGGTTACTGATGGAAACTCCACATCAACACAATAA